In Chlorogloeopsis sp. ULAP01, the genomic window GGTGCTGCGGGTGGATCTGACGCCAACCGAAGTGATGCTAAAAGAATGGGCGCGTTGGGGAGATGTACAGGCGATCGCCCGCTTAGTAAACGACAAATTATCTGAGTTCAATCTCAAAGTGGGAATAACTCTCAAAGAATCCACACTACATATGTTTTGTAGCCCCACCGCTTTGGAGCCAGCAACATTCCAAATACCAGACAAAGCCCTGTGCTTAAGAGTAATAATGTCTCAGTTGGAAGTCATTGCTCCCCAAGGCATTGTCGCAGCTACTATATACGGACACACACACGCTGATAAGCAACCAGCTTGGATAGACTGGCAAACTTTGCCTGCTTCAGAACATCAAGCTTTAGCAACCTCAGTCATGGAATTAGCGGCTGGAGGTGATCAACCTGCTCTTGTTTTCTTACTAGAGCGGATGCTTAATCCTGATCTTGAACTTCGACTCAAAACAGGTGGAACTCGCGTTTTGTTGGTAAGCAAAGGCGATTTATTACACATTATGTGCGATGCACCTGTTTGCCCTGCACGCAAACGAGTGGCAGAAAAAGTTACTCAGTTTGTATCGCAATTGAATATTCCTGGTTTGGCTGGAGTACGTGTCTACGGTCGTCGTGCAGGTAACAAGGAACCTTTATGGCATTATGGCGTCGATTTTGTCAACCGTCAACGTTTAGTACCAGAAGCTACTCCAGAATTTGCCGCTACCGCTGCTTACGTTGGCGATCTAATCCCATCTGAAGGTAGCGAGTCTGTGCTGCGTCCTGATTTAAGTAGACAAGAAGTACAAAGTATTTTTGCGGAAGTTGCTTGTTATTGGGGTAATAAACTCAGACAATGGCTTTTGGCAACACAGCTATTGACTGAAACTAACCAGCCACAAGAGCAAGCAGAGGAGGACTATGCCAACTACCGAGTAGCAATTGTTTGGGGTACTCTGGGATTATTGCTGACTGTGCAGTCAGATTGGATATTGGCTCGGATTGTTGCTAACTCTACACCTCCAGCACCAGCAACTGTCAGTACTCCAGTTCCAACTACTGTAGCTAATTCTCTAAACAATAACGAAAGTACAATCTTTTTTGCCAATACATCAAAAGAAAAGTCTCCCAATCAAAGTGATGTATTCAATGCTTCTGGATTCACGAGCATAGAAGATATCAAACCAAGGGAAAAAGCAACTGCAACTGCAATTTTGTTAGCGGCGCGATCGCAGTTTCCCAGTTTCAATGCTCGGCAATTAGATGAACAGCTAGCTCTTTACAGACAGCGACTTACCAAGAATGGCAAACCGCCTGATGTATTAATTCTCGGCTCCTCCCGTGCTTTGAGGGGAATAGATCCCTCAGCTCTTTCTAAAGCCCTCACAACTCATGGATATCCTAAGATTGAGGTGTTTAATTTTGGTATTAATGGAGCCACAGCGCAAGTTGTAGATTTTATCTTACGCCGGGTTTTAGAGCCATCAGAACTACCAAAAATGATAATTTGGGCAGATGGTGCGCGTGCCTTTAATAGTGGTAGAGAGGATATAACTTTTAATGCGATCGCAGCATCTCCAGGTTACCAAAAAGTCTTGCGCAAAGAATTAACTACCCAAAATTCTAATGATAATCTCAGTAGTTTTCAGTCTACACAAATAGAGCAGAAAGTAAAACCAAAAACTCAACTAGAGAATAATTATAAATCTTTAGATAACTTTTTAAATCAAACATTATCTTCTATTTCTAAAACATATCAACAACGCGAAGAACTAAAAAAACTACTCAATACAAGACTGAAATCGGTGCCATTTATGCAAGAAATCTCAGCTAAATTTGGCACAAAAAATTCAAATTTAGATAGCGAACAGTACCTTATTGATCAAGCAGTAGATTTTGATGGTTTTTTACCTTTATCTATTCGTTTTAACCCATCCACATATTATCAAAAACATCCCAAAGTTGCTGGTAACTATGATAATGACTATACTGCTTTTAAATTAGAAGGCAAGCAAGAAATCGCCTTACAAGCAATACTGCGATTTACCGAGTCACAAAAAATTAATTTAGTCTTTGTTAATATGCCACTGACAGCAGAATACTTAGATCCTATTCGTCAGCAATATGAGCAGGAATTTCAACAATATATGCTAACTTTAGCCGAGCGTTCCAACTTAATTTACCGTGATTTTAGAGTTCTTTGGCCAACAGCAAATGACTACTTTTCTGATCCTAGTCATCTCAATCGTTACGGTGCATACGAAGTCTCGCAAAAACTTGCTATAGATCCGATGATTCCTTGGCCTGCAAAGTAGATAAATGCTTAGTAGAAAGCAGAAGAGAACAAGAAGCAGAGAGGAGAAATAGACAACCAACCTACTAATTTTGTAGACGCTTCCGCCGAACCGAAGCGTCTCTACCAATTACCAAGACTAATAAATAATGACTAATTAGATGAACTTTATATCAATTTTATACGGAATATTCTTGCTGCTAGTGCTTGCATTTTATTGGTCTGTAGCACAACAAAAATTGCGTTTATGGATACTATTAATAGCCAGTATTGCTTTTTATGCA contains:
- a CDS encoding DUF1574 family protein, yielding MKTVLPPSQQTLIQWVSQATGINTLGVKIRLRGNDLYILCESQECPRRWRTLFDLLHALQHTNLDVLTSSEQPSIYQVFVYGRKKGETKPQWCHQVFLNQLERHLEQVEQALLQDAEQSSQTGGALVLSNESLARQGNPDAIARYLSETLSSLGVAVEVKVKQQQVTPQNLTAQNRLWIYCQSSYIPDPSLIAEPVARKLRNLKLSGYEDAVIATTVPGETGFGWVLRVDLTPTEVMLKEWARWGDVQAIARLVNDKLSEFNLKVGITLKESTLHMFCSPTALEPATFQIPDKALCLRVIMSQLEVIAPQGIVAATIYGHTHADKQPAWIDWQTLPASEHQALATSVMELAAGGDQPALVFLLERMLNPDLELRLKTGGTRVLLVSKGDLLHIMCDAPVCPARKRVAEKVTQFVSQLNIPGLAGVRVYGRRAGNKEPLWHYGVDFVNRQRLVPEATPEFAATAAYVGDLIPSEGSESVLRPDLSRQEVQSIFAEVACYWGNKLRQWLLATQLLTETNQPQEQAEEDYANYRVAIVWGTLGLLLTVQSDWILARIVANSTPPAPATVSTPVPTTVANSLNNNESTIFFANTSKEKSPNQSDVFNASGFTSIEDIKPREKATATAILLAARSQFPSFNARQLDEQLALYRQRLTKNGKPPDVLILGSSRALRGIDPSALSKALTTHGYPKIEVFNFGINGATAQVVDFILRRVLEPSELPKMIIWADGARAFNSGREDITFNAIAASPGYQKVLRKELTTQNSNDNLSSFQSTQIEQKVKPKTQLENNYKSLDNFLNQTLSSISKTYQQREELKKLLNTRLKSVPFMQEISAKFGTKNSNLDSEQYLIDQAVDFDGFLPLSIRFNPSTYYQKHPKVAGNYDNDYTAFKLEGKQEIALQAILRFTESQKINLVFVNMPLTAEYLDPIRQQYEQEFQQYMLTLAERSNLIYRDFRVLWPTANDYFSDPSHLNRYGAYEVSQKLAIDPMIPWPAK